The proteins below come from a single Plantactinospora sp. KBS50 genomic window:
- a CDS encoding hsp70 family protein, producing the protein MADQHDGFALAVDLGTSNTVAVLRRPDGRTRPLLFDGRPILPSGVYVDAAGRLHAGADAQRLASADPTRFEPYPKSRISEPAIRLGDTDHPPAELLAAILRTVAETAVAAIGFLPPAIVTCPATWEAGQRHVLGDALVRAGWPPAAEHTISGPVPRGTRLLREPVAAARYYVQLLRRPVPVGGAIAVFDFGGGTLDVAVLRNEGADPWGDSGFTVLSVGGTELGGVHLDAALAQRLGAEIAAAHPAEWSRIATPASAVAWRDRHRFWENVRGAKEMLSRTGTAPVVVPGLDEPFELTRDELERVTAPLLSRAVAETRKVIAAAGLAPADLTGLFLVGGSSRMPLAARLLHTELGVAPTVLDQPELPVAEGALTDLPTPALAQVRAPVPEAVQVQVPAPVPAAVHAQVPGAVHAQVPGAVHAPGAGAGAVPPVPNGYTPNGPAASGTPAGAAARPAARRAWWIAAAAVVALAGVVLAGVLYLTRERYPDLDFRPISPLRPILAGEDRPTDMFTALLEDRAYLAYPVDRTRIEVIAADAGTGQEKWRHRTISTGADRWAGVVALPGAVAVLADVYSDDTPRDLIMLDAGTGAERWRRPIRGDDGVLYGARTLVLVDRNAGRLVGLDLRTGDQRWTLDSPQDSSGSTRTSVYPVTRDAAVAGPSGLTGGPRYPWLGDAGQLVQVGADRSVRLVDVDSGTVVRQRRNVARYDDLMAVHEDRLFVADDDGGYRLLAYDLNTLAEPRVLYTAPDDDHRPKALVPCGKARACLLEVAGYDAATAEVVVAAEGTTARRWAAPDADTLVPAGDRLLVQGTSSEVSGTLFDADGKPLLRDRRGVGVRLDEGNLLFFSDQPNSSTVDLSVAGVWSRSGKVTELGLLPDVRGESCSWNSALIVCGGEKTFTLYRLTDD; encoded by the coding sequence ATGGCCGACCAGCACGACGGTTTCGCCCTGGCCGTCGACCTCGGCACCTCCAACACGGTGGCGGTGTTGCGCCGCCCGGACGGGCGTACCCGCCCGCTGCTGTTCGACGGGCGGCCGATCCTGCCGTCCGGTGTGTACGTCGACGCCGCGGGCCGGTTGCACGCCGGCGCCGACGCGCAGCGGTTGGCCTCGGCCGACCCGACCCGGTTCGAGCCGTACCCGAAGAGCCGGATCAGCGAGCCGGCCATCCGGCTCGGCGACACCGACCACCCGCCGGCCGAGCTGCTGGCCGCGATCCTGCGGACGGTGGCCGAAACCGCGGTGGCCGCCATAGGCTTCCTGCCCCCGGCCATCGTCACCTGCCCGGCCACCTGGGAGGCCGGCCAGCGGCACGTGCTGGGCGACGCCCTGGTGCGGGCGGGCTGGCCGCCGGCCGCCGAACACACCATCTCCGGCCCGGTGCCCCGGGGTACCCGGCTGCTGCGCGAGCCGGTGGCCGCGGCCCGGTACTACGTGCAGTTGCTGCGCCGCCCGGTGCCGGTGGGCGGCGCCATCGCGGTCTTCGACTTCGGTGGCGGGACGCTGGATGTCGCCGTGCTGCGCAACGAGGGCGCCGACCCGTGGGGCGACTCCGGCTTCACCGTGCTGTCCGTCGGAGGTACCGAACTCGGCGGGGTGCACCTGGACGCCGCGCTGGCGCAGCGGCTGGGCGCGGAGATCGCCGCGGCGCATCCGGCCGAGTGGTCCCGGATCGCCACGCCGGCCAGCGCGGTCGCGTGGCGCGACCGGCACCGGTTCTGGGAGAACGTCCGGGGCGCCAAGGAGATGCTGTCCCGGACGGGCACCGCGCCGGTCGTCGTGCCCGGCCTGGACGAACCGTTCGAGCTGACCCGGGACGAGCTGGAACGGGTGACCGCCCCGCTGTTGTCCCGGGCGGTGGCCGAGACCCGCAAGGTGATCGCCGCGGCCGGGCTGGCGCCCGCGGACCTCACCGGGCTGTTCCTGGTCGGTGGATCCTCCCGGATGCCGCTGGCCGCCCGGCTGCTGCACACCGAGTTGGGTGTCGCGCCGACCGTGCTGGACCAGCCGGAACTGCCGGTCGCCGAGGGCGCGCTCACCGACCTGCCGACGCCGGCGCTGGCACAGGTGCGGGCACCGGTGCCGGAGGCCGTGCAGGTACAGGTGCCGGCGCCGGTGCCGGCGGCCGTGCACGCACAGGTGCCGGGGGCCGTGCACGCACAGGTGCCGGGGGCCGTGCACGCACCGGGGGCGGGGGCGGGGGCCGTGCCGCCGGTCCCGAACGGGTACACCCCGAACGGTCCGGCGGCTTCCGGGACGCCGGCCGGCGCCGCCGCACGACCGGCGGCGCGCCGGGCCTGGTGGATCGCGGCGGCGGCGGTGGTCGCGCTGGCCGGGGTGGTCCTGGCCGGCGTGCTCTACCTGACCCGGGAACGCTATCCGGACCTGGACTTCCGGCCGATCTCGCCGCTGCGCCCGATCCTCGCGGGCGAGGACCGGCCCACGGACATGTTCACCGCGCTGCTGGAGGATCGGGCATACCTGGCCTACCCGGTGGACCGGACCCGGATCGAGGTGATCGCCGCCGACGCCGGGACCGGGCAGGAGAAGTGGCGGCACCGGACGATCTCGACCGGTGCCGACCGCTGGGCCGGGGTGGTCGCCCTGCCCGGGGCGGTGGCGGTGCTCGCCGACGTGTACAGCGACGACACGCCGCGCGACCTGATCATGCTGGACGCCGGGACCGGCGCCGAACGCTGGCGGCGGCCGATCCGGGGCGACGACGGCGTGCTGTACGGCGCGCGGACCCTCGTCCTGGTGGACCGGAACGCCGGCCGGCTGGTCGGGCTGGACCTGCGCACCGGCGACCAGCGGTGGACGTTGGACAGCCCGCAGGACAGCAGCGGGTCCACGCGTACCTCCGTGTATCCGGTCACCCGGGACGCGGCCGTCGCCGGACCGTCCGGGTTGACCGGCGGACCCCGCTACCCCTGGCTGGGCGACGCCGGCCAGCTCGTCCAGGTGGGCGCCGACCGCTCGGTCCGGTTGGTCGACGTGGACAGCGGCACGGTGGTCCGGCAGCGCAGGAACGTCGCCCGGTACGACGACCTGATGGCGGTGCACGAGGACCGGCTGTTCGTGGCCGACGACGACGGCGGGTACCGGCTGCTGGCCTACGACCTGAACACGCTGGCCGAGCCGCGGGTGCTGTACACCGCGCCGGACGACGACCACCGCCCGAAGGCGCTGGTGCCGTGCGGGAAGGCCCGGGCCTGCCTGCTGGAGGTGGCCGGCTACGACGCGGCCACCGCCGAGGTGGTGGTCGCGGCCGAGGGAACGACCGCCCGCCGCTGGGCGGCACCCGACGCCGACACGCTGGTGCCGGCGGGCGACCGCCTGCTGGTCCAGGGGACCTCGTCCGAGGTGTCCGGCACGCTGTTCGACGCCGACGGCAAGCCGCTGCTGCGCGACCGGCGCGGCGTGGGCGTCCGGCTCGACGAGGGCAACCTGCTGTTCTTCTCCGACCAGCCGAACTCGTCGACCGTCGACCTGAGCGTGGCCGGCGTCTGGTCCCGGTCGGGCAAGGTGACCGAGCTGGGACTGCTTCCGGACGTACGCGGCGAGAGCTGCTCGTGGAATTCGGCCCTGATCGTCTGCGGCGGCGAGAAGACGTTCACGCTCTACCGCCTCACCGACGACTGA
- a CDS encoding helix-turn-helix domain-containing protein codes for MTDDLDTVLAAVGPRLRELRRRRNITLTALSETTGIPLSTLSRLESGQRKPGLELLLPLARAYQMPIDELIGSPSGLDPRVHSQPLTRHGRTVIPLTRKPGGLQAFKHILPAGLTDGREPDLRSHEGYHWLYVLRGHMRIVLGENDFVLSEGEVAEFDTHLPHWFGNADDRSVEFLSILGPQGERMHVKARYRPEDAPPR; via the coding sequence ATGACCGACGACCTCGACACGGTGCTGGCCGCGGTCGGCCCCCGGCTGCGGGAGCTGCGCCGCCGCCGCAACATCACGCTGACCGCGCTGTCCGAGACCACCGGGATTCCCCTCAGCACCCTGTCCCGGCTGGAGTCCGGCCAGCGCAAACCGGGGTTGGAACTGCTGCTGCCGCTGGCCCGGGCGTACCAGATGCCGATCGACGAGCTGATCGGATCCCCGTCCGGGCTCGACCCGCGGGTGCACTCGCAGCCGCTGACCCGGCACGGCAGGACCGTCATCCCGCTGACCCGCAAACCCGGCGGCCTCCAGGCGTTCAAGCACATCCTGCCGGCCGGCCTCACCGACGGCCGCGAGCCGGACCTCCGCTCGCACGAGGGCTACCACTGGCTGTACGTCCTCAGGGGGCACATGCGGATCGTCCTCGGCGAGAACGACTTCGTCCTCAGCGAGGGCGAGGTCGCCGAGTTCGACACACACCTGCCGCACTGGTTCGGCAACGCCGACGACCGGTCCGTCGAGTTTCTCAGCATCCTCGGCCCGCAGGGTGAACGCATGCACGTCAAGGCGCGCTACCGCCCCGAGGACGCTCCCCCGCGCTGA
- a CDS encoding cellulose binding domain-containing protein: protein MPRTTARRRTALPAAVALAALSVPALVVAVAPAPAVAAGELTATFSQSSVWGTGYGADYALRNQSSATVTSWVVEFDLPAGSTVSNSWNSVRTRDGQHYRFDNASWNGTLAPGGTQGFGFNVAGLGTPVNCTVNGAPCAGGSTPSTPPVSASPTPTPTASPTGSPTTSPTGSPTASPTGSPTPVPTGSVVPVSTAAELSAALAAALPGQTIRLAAGTYHGVFRSQRPGTAAAPITLVGPQDAVLVNDGPSGSGPSCPAPVDGWDSGYGLWLYAAPYWNLTGFAVADSKKGIVLDRSPHVTIDGVTVRHIDEEGVHFRSSSADGVIRNSTVTDTGLVQPGYGEGIYLGSAQSNFTCYADSTGTDRSDRVQVLNNRIGPDVRAEHVDIKEGTTGGVLRGNVFDGQGISGQNSGDSWVDVKGNGYLLEGNVGTFTAPGTFANGYETHNLLDGYGCGNIWRDNRSDLGGVGGYAIRVSSVSRCADNPNVVYASNTVTGAVSGLTNITVTD from the coding sequence GTGCCGAGAACGACCGCCCGCCGCCGGACCGCCCTGCCCGCCGCGGTCGCCCTCGCCGCCCTGTCCGTACCGGCGCTGGTGGTGGCGGTCGCGCCGGCGCCGGCCGTGGCCGCCGGCGAGCTGACCGCGACCTTCAGCCAGTCGTCGGTCTGGGGCACCGGGTACGGCGCGGACTACGCCCTGCGCAACCAGAGCAGCGCCACGGTGACCTCGTGGGTGGTCGAGTTCGACCTGCCGGCCGGGTCGACGGTCAGCAACTCGTGGAACTCGGTACGCACCCGGGACGGCCAGCACTACCGCTTCGACAACGCGTCCTGGAACGGCACCCTGGCGCCCGGGGGCACGCAGGGCTTCGGCTTCAATGTCGCCGGGCTGGGCACGCCGGTCAACTGCACCGTCAACGGCGCCCCGTGCGCCGGCGGGTCGACCCCGAGCACGCCGCCGGTCTCCGCCAGCCCGACGCCGACCCCCACGGCCAGCCCCACCGGCAGCCCCACGACAAGCCCCACCGGCAGTCCCACGGCCAGTCCCACCGGCAGCCCCACGCCGGTGCCGACCGGCTCCGTCGTCCCGGTCTCCACCGCGGCGGAACTGTCCGCCGCGCTCGCCGCCGCGCTGCCGGGGCAGACCATCCGGCTGGCCGCGGGCACGTACCACGGGGTGTTCCGCAGCCAGCGGCCCGGCACCGCCGCGGCGCCGATCACGCTGGTCGGGCCGCAGGACGCGGTCCTGGTCAACGACGGGCCCTCGGGCAGCGGGCCGAGCTGCCCGGCGCCGGTGGACGGGTGGGATTCCGGTTACGGCCTGTGGCTGTACGCGGCGCCGTACTGGAACCTGACCGGCTTCGCCGTCGCCGACTCGAAGAAGGGCATCGTGCTGGACCGGTCCCCGCACGTGACCATCGACGGGGTGACGGTCCGGCACATCGACGAGGAGGGCGTGCACTTCCGCAGCTCGTCGGCGGACGGCGTGATCCGCAACTCGACGGTCACCGACACCGGGCTGGTCCAGCCCGGCTACGGCGAGGGCATCTACCTCGGCTCGGCCCAGTCGAACTTCACCTGCTACGCGGACTCGACCGGCACCGACCGTTCGGATCGGGTGCAGGTGCTGAACAACCGGATCGGGCCGGATGTCCGGGCCGAGCACGTCGACATCAAGGAGGGCACCACCGGCGGGGTGCTGCGCGGCAACGTCTTCGACGGGCAGGGGATCAGCGGCCAGAACTCCGGCGACTCGTGGGTCGACGTCAAGGGCAACGGCTACCTGCTGGAGGGCAACGTAGGCACCTTCACCGCCCCCGGCACCTTCGCCAACGGCTACGAGACGCACAACCTGCTGGACGGGTACGGCTGCGGCAACATCTGGCGGGACAACCGGTCGGACCTCGGCGGAGTCGGCGGGTACGCGATCCGGGTGTCCTCGGTCTCCCGCTGCGCGGACAACCCCAACGTGGTGTACGCATCGAACACCGTCACCGGCGCGGTGAGCGGACTCACCAACATCACCGTCACTGACTGA
- the gndA gene encoding NADP-dependent phosphogluconate dehydrogenase, protein MSEQATPGRPTAQIGVTGLAVMGRNLARNLARNGFAVALHNRSPERTRSLVAEHGGEGTFVPSESLADFVASLERPRAVIVMVKAGAPTDAVIDELVPLLEAGDIVVDCGNAHYADTRRREEALREHGLHFVGSGVSGGEEGALLGPSIMPGGSVESYQKLGPIFERIAAQVDGTPCCAHIGPDGAGHFVKMVHNGIEYADMQLIAEAYDLLRTGLGAEPAEIAEIFSGWNSGDLESFLIEITSAVLAHTDGATGRPFVDIVLDQAEQKGTGRWTVQSALDLGIPITGIAEATFARSLSGHADQRSAAGRAFADLESTPAPWATGDRETFIEDVRRALYASKIVAYAQGFDHIQAGSDEYGWNVDRGRLATIWRGGCIIRARFLDRIREAYDEQPDLPSLMVAPYFAKGIADGVPSWRRVVADAARYGVPAPAFGSSLAYFDGLRRDRLPAALIQGLRDNFGAHTYRRVDRDGSFHTQWAADLTESPA, encoded by the coding sequence ATGAGCGAACAGGCAACCCCCGGCCGCCCCACGGCGCAGATCGGGGTCACCGGACTGGCCGTGATGGGCCGCAACCTGGCCCGGAACCTGGCCCGGAACGGCTTCGCGGTGGCGCTGCACAACAGGTCGCCGGAGCGGACCCGCAGCCTGGTGGCCGAGCACGGCGGCGAGGGCACGTTCGTGCCGAGCGAGTCGCTGGCCGACTTCGTGGCCTCGCTCGAACGGCCCCGCGCGGTCATCGTCATGGTCAAAGCCGGCGCCCCGACCGACGCGGTGATCGACGAGCTGGTGCCGCTGCTGGAGGCCGGCGACATCGTGGTGGACTGCGGCAACGCGCACTACGCGGACACCCGGCGGCGCGAGGAGGCGCTGCGCGAGCACGGGCTGCACTTCGTCGGCTCGGGCGTCTCCGGCGGCGAGGAGGGCGCGCTGCTCGGCCCGAGCATCATGCCGGGCGGCTCGGTCGAGTCGTACCAGAAGCTCGGCCCGATCTTCGAGCGGATCGCCGCGCAGGTGGACGGCACGCCGTGCTGCGCGCACATCGGGCCGGACGGCGCCGGCCACTTCGTCAAGATGGTGCACAACGGCATCGAGTACGCCGACATGCAGCTCATCGCCGAGGCGTACGACCTGCTGCGGACCGGGCTCGGCGCCGAGCCGGCGGAGATCGCGGAGATCTTCTCCGGCTGGAACTCCGGCGACCTGGAGTCGTTCCTCATCGAGATCACCTCGGCCGTGCTGGCGCACACCGACGGCGCCACGGGACGGCCGTTCGTGGACATCGTGCTGGACCAGGCCGAGCAGAAGGGCACCGGCCGCTGGACGGTGCAGAGCGCACTGGACCTCGGCATCCCGATCACCGGAATCGCCGAGGCCACCTTCGCCCGCTCGCTGTCCGGGCACGCCGACCAGCGCTCCGCGGCCGGGCGCGCCTTCGCCGACCTGGAGTCCACGCCCGCGCCGTGGGCGACGGGCGACCGGGAGACCTTCATCGAGGACGTCCGGCGCGCGCTGTACGCCTCGAAGATCGTCGCGTACGCGCAGGGCTTCGACCACATCCAGGCCGGCAGCGACGAGTACGGCTGGAACGTGGACCGGGGCCGGCTGGCGACCATCTGGCGGGGCGGCTGCATCATCCGGGCCCGGTTCCTGGACCGCATCCGGGAGGCGTACGACGAGCAGCCCGACCTGCCGAGCCTGATGGTGGCGCCGTACTTCGCCAAGGGCATCGCGGACGGGGTGCCCAGCTGGCGGCGGGTGGTCGCCGACGCCGCCCGGTACGGCGTGCCGGCGCCGGCCTTCGGCTCGTCGCTGGCGTACTTCGACGGGCTGCGCCGGGACCGGCTGCCGGCCGCGCTCATCCAGGGACTGCGCGACAACTTCGGCGCGCACACCTACCGCCGGGTGGACCGGGACGGGTCGTTCCACACCCAGTGGGCCGCGGACCTGACCGAGTCGCCCGCCTGA
- a CDS encoding DNA polymerase beta superfamily protein: MSIEVPSWAAQVALSLPRPLLFATVSGAHLYGFASVDSDLDLRAAHLLPPAEVLGLRTGPQTLQQGGLRDGVELDVVSHDLLKFAKLLNSRNGYVLEQVLSPLVVVTTPVHAELTALAPRLVTRHHAHHYLGFAATQQRLYASTGALKPALYTLRVLLTGIHLMRTGRLETDLGVLGTGLAYVPDLIAAKREAEHGPLPRGAEKRLAVDIPVLRAELEASRDASALPDQPPPAAVDALHDLVVRTRLG, translated from the coding sequence GTGAGCATCGAGGTGCCCTCGTGGGCGGCGCAGGTCGCCCTCTCGCTACCCCGGCCGCTGCTGTTCGCCACCGTCAGCGGCGCCCACCTGTACGGGTTCGCGTCCGTCGACTCCGACCTGGATCTGCGGGCCGCGCACCTGCTGCCACCTGCCGAGGTGCTCGGGTTGCGCACCGGACCGCAGACGTTGCAGCAGGGCGGCTTACGCGATGGTGTCGAGTTGGACGTGGTCAGTCACGACCTGCTCAAGTTTGCCAAGCTGTTGAACAGCCGCAACGGGTACGTCCTGGAGCAGGTGCTGTCACCGCTGGTCGTCGTGACCACCCCGGTACACGCCGAGCTGACGGCGCTGGCTCCGCGGCTGGTCACCCGCCACCACGCGCACCACTACCTCGGGTTCGCCGCCACCCAGCAGCGGCTGTACGCCAGCACCGGAGCGCTCAAGCCCGCCCTGTACACGCTGCGGGTCCTGCTCACCGGGATCCATCTCATGCGGACCGGCCGGCTGGAGACGGATCTCGGCGTGCTCGGGACGGGACTGGCGTACGTGCCGGATCTCATCGCCGCCAAGCGGGAGGCCGAGCACGGACCGCTCCCCCGGGGTGCCGAGAAGCGACTGGCTGTCGACATCCCGGTGCTCCGTGCCGAACTGGAGGCCTCCCGAGACGCCTCCGCGCTGCCCGACCAGCCGCCACCGGCAGCCGTGGATGCGCTGCACGATCTCGTGGTGCGCACCCGCCTGGGATGA
- a CDS encoding isocitrate lyase/phosphoenolpyruvate mutase family protein, whose amino-acid sequence MIEDLRAAFRLLHSAGTFVLPNPWDVPSARLLEHLGFPALATTSSGFAASLGRADQHVTRDELVAHVGALTAAVRVPVSVDAERGYAEDPAGVAETVQLLADAGASGVSIEDYDPGTGRITPFEAAVERVAAAASVCNRYGMVLTGRAENHLYGINDLSDTIARLTAYRDAGATCVYAPGLADHADIARVVDEVGVAVNVLALRDGPTVPQLADLGVRRVSTGGSLAWAAYGALVHAATELRDGGTSSYLDRALSRPLRDAAFD is encoded by the coding sequence GTGATCGAGGACCTTCGCGCCGCCTTCCGCCTGCTGCACTCGGCCGGCACCTTCGTGTTACCGAACCCGTGGGACGTGCCCTCGGCGCGGCTGCTGGAGCACCTCGGCTTTCCGGCCCTGGCCACGACGAGTTCCGGATTCGCCGCCTCGCTGGGCCGCGCCGACCAGCACGTGACCCGCGACGAACTGGTCGCACACGTCGGCGCCCTCACCGCGGCCGTACGGGTGCCGGTGTCCGTCGACGCCGAACGCGGGTACGCCGAGGATCCCGCGGGCGTCGCCGAGACCGTACAACTGCTCGCCGACGCCGGTGCCAGCGGCGTGTCGATCGAGGACTACGACCCCGGCACCGGCCGCATCACGCCCTTCGAGGCCGCCGTCGAACGCGTCGCCGCCGCCGCGAGCGTGTGCAACCGCTACGGCATGGTCCTCACCGGCCGGGCGGAGAACCACCTCTACGGCATCAACGACCTGTCCGACACGATCGCCCGGTTGACCGCGTACCGGGACGCCGGCGCGACCTGCGTGTACGCCCCCGGGCTGGCTGACCACGCCGACATCGCCCGGGTGGTCGACGAGGTCGGCGTCGCGGTCAACGTCCTGGCGCTGCGCGACGGCCCCACCGTGCCGCAGCTCGCGGACCTCGGCGTGCGCCGGGTGTCCACCGGGGGCAGCCTGGCATGGGCGGCGTACGGGGCACTCGTGCACGCCGCCACGGAACTGCGCGACGGCGGGACCAGCAGCTACCTCGACCGGGCGCTGTCCCGCCCGCTGCGCGACGCGGCCTTCGACTGA
- a CDS encoding NAD(P)/FAD-dependent oxidoreductase: MAQDKRYDSGDAYDVVVIGGGPAGLSAALMLGRARRSVLVIDAGHPRNAPAAHLHGFLSRDGVPPGELLAAGRAQATGYGVVVVTGQASSAARDGAGFAVGLDGGRTVRARRLLVAAGVTDELPDVPGLAARWGRDVVHCPYCHGWEIRDQPIGVLATGPFGVHQALLFRQWTASVTLFLHTAPEPTPEQAEQLAARGIAVVRGKVAGLDVTGDRLTGVRLSGGGVLAVRALAVAPDPAPRSDILTALGVTPTAHASGIGAYIAADPTGQTPAAGVWVAGNVADPHANVLACANSGSLVAAAINADLIAEDTRQAVRAYNAPFSAGAQARNCEQVMGDRRHGLAGVVHPDDS; the protein is encoded by the coding sequence ATGGCCCAGGACAAGCGGTACGACAGCGGGGACGCGTACGACGTGGTGGTGATCGGCGGCGGCCCGGCCGGGCTGAGCGCGGCCCTGATGCTGGGTCGCGCCCGCCGGTCGGTACTGGTGATCGACGCCGGCCACCCCCGCAACGCCCCGGCGGCGCACCTGCACGGCTTTCTCTCCCGCGACGGCGTGCCACCGGGTGAGCTGCTGGCCGCCGGCCGCGCGCAGGCGACCGGCTACGGCGTCGTCGTCGTAACCGGCCAGGCGTCCAGCGCGGCGCGCGACGGTGCCGGGTTCGCGGTCGGCCTCGACGGCGGCCGGACGGTACGGGCGCGCCGGCTGCTCGTCGCGGCCGGCGTCACCGACGAACTGCCCGATGTCCCCGGCCTGGCGGCCCGCTGGGGACGAGACGTGGTGCACTGCCCCTACTGCCACGGCTGGGAGATCCGCGACCAGCCGATCGGTGTGCTGGCCACCGGCCCGTTCGGGGTGCATCAGGCGCTGCTGTTCCGGCAGTGGACCGCATCGGTGACCCTGTTCCTGCACACCGCGCCCGAGCCGACCCCGGAACAGGCCGAGCAGTTGGCCGCCCGGGGGATCGCGGTGGTCCGCGGCAAGGTGGCGGGGCTGGACGTCACCGGGGACCGGCTGACCGGGGTACGCCTGAGCGGCGGCGGCGTGCTGGCGGTCCGGGCGCTCGCGGTGGCGCCCGATCCGGCGCCGCGGTCGGACATCCTCACCGCGCTCGGCGTCACGCCCACCGCCCACGCCAGCGGGATCGGCGCGTACATCGCCGCCGACCCGACCGGTCAGACGCCGGCGGCCGGCGTGTGGGTGGCCGGCAACGTCGCCGACCCGCACGCCAACGTACTGGCCTGCGCCAACTCGGGATCGCTCGTCGCGGCCGCGATCAACGCCGACCTGATCGCCGAGGACACCCGGCAGGCCGTACGGGCGTACAACGCGCCGTTCTCGGCCGGCGCGCAGGCGCGGAACTGTGAGCAGGTCATGGGCGACCGGCGGCACGGCCTGGCGGGCGTCGTCCACCCCGACGACAGCTGA
- a CDS encoding D-alanyl-D-alanine carboxypeptidase family protein, which produces MLPLVLTLVLVALLGSGVAVQLTRDLPSASITTSIPASMRIPGEAPSLPWPGTGSAELMIEGLGRVGGSGGGPAEPIGSVAKVMTAYVILKEHPLDGSEQGPTLTVTDADVADYNARIPSGQSLVRVVAGEKITERQALEALMLPSANNIAHQLAVWDAGSESAFVDKMNAAAEDLGLTDTHYTDPSGFLPSTVSTAADQVTLARAALKMPVFATIVALPEATIPVVGRIRNYNDLLGVDGVFGIKTGSTDEAGGNLVFASRLKVGERTLTVVGAVFNQPGAHTPEQLAAVNKVVRLLLAALRETVQEFTLLTAEPAGRIRTAWDATSDVVPAAPLKVVGWPGLTVPVQAVTAVPGPLVGAGEVVGSVEAAGSRVELRAVEAIADPPLWWRLIRRS; this is translated from the coding sequence GTGCTTCCGCTGGTGCTCACGCTGGTGCTCGTCGCGCTGCTCGGGTCCGGCGTCGCGGTGCAGCTCACCCGGGACCTGCCGAGCGCGAGCATCACCACCTCGATCCCGGCCAGCATGCGGATCCCGGGCGAGGCGCCGTCGCTGCCCTGGCCCGGCACGGGCTCCGCGGAACTGATGATCGAGGGCCTCGGCCGGGTCGGCGGCTCCGGCGGCGGCCCCGCCGAGCCCATCGGAAGCGTGGCCAAGGTGATGACGGCGTACGTCATCCTCAAGGAACACCCGCTGGACGGCTCGGAACAGGGTCCCACGCTGACCGTGACGGACGCCGACGTGGCGGACTACAACGCGCGCATCCCGAGCGGGCAGTCCCTGGTGCGGGTGGTCGCCGGGGAGAAGATCACCGAGCGGCAGGCGCTGGAGGCGCTCATGCTGCCCTCGGCGAACAACATCGCACACCAGCTCGCGGTCTGGGACGCCGGCAGCGAATCGGCCTTCGTCGACAAGATGAACGCCGCGGCGGAGGACCTGGGGCTCACCGACACCCACTACACCGACCCGAGCGGCTTCCTCCCGAGCACCGTCAGCACGGCGGCCGACCAGGTCACGCTCGCCCGGGCGGCGCTGAAGATGCCGGTCTTCGCCACCATCGTGGCGCTGCCCGAGGCCACCATTCCGGTGGTCGGGCGGATCAGGAACTACAACGACCTGCTCGGCGTCGACGGCGTCTTCGGCATCAAGACCGGCTCGACCGACGAGGCGGGCGGCAACCTCGTCTTCGCCTCCCGGCTCAAGGTCGGCGAGCGGACCCTGACCGTGGTCGGGGCGGTGTTCAACCAGCCGGGGGCGCACACCCCGGAACAGCTCGCCGCCGTGAACAAGGTGGTCCGCCTGCTGCTGGCCGCGTTGCGCGAGACGGTTCAGGAGTTCACGTTGCTCACCGCGGAACCGGCCGGCCGGATCCGGACGGCCTGGGACGCCACGTCCGACGTGGTCCCGGCGGCCCCGTTGAAGGTGGTCGGCTGGCCCGGCCTGACGGTTCCGGTCCAGGCGGTGACCGCCGTTCCCGGCCCGCTGGTCGGCGCCGGTGAGGTGGTCGGCTCGGTGGAGGCCGCCGGCAGTCGGGTCGAGTTGCGGGCCGTCGAGGCCATCGCCGACCCGCCCCTGTGGTGGCGGCTGATCCGCCGCTCCTGA